One Streptomyces sp. NBC_01217 genomic region harbors:
- a CDS encoding NUDIX domain-containing protein, whose translation MQWANLNEQTVYENRWFRVNLADVLIPDGRRLDHYLIRLRPVAAATVVNEANEVLLLWRHRFITDSWGWELAAGVVEDGEDIAAAAAREMEEETGWRPGPLRPLLTVEPSNGLTDARHHFYWSEEATWTGHPSDDFESSRREWIPLKLVPDMIARGEVPAAGMVAGLMMLHHLRLG comes from the coding sequence GTGCAATGGGCGAATCTGAACGAACAAACCGTGTATGAAAACCGCTGGTTCCGGGTCAATCTGGCGGATGTGCTCATCCCCGACGGCCGCCGTCTCGACCACTACCTCATCCGGCTCCGCCCCGTCGCGGCGGCCACCGTCGTCAACGAGGCCAACGAGGTGCTGCTGCTGTGGCGCCACCGGTTCATCACCGACAGCTGGGGCTGGGAACTCGCCGCGGGCGTCGTCGAGGACGGCGAGGACATCGCGGCCGCGGCCGCCCGGGAGATGGAGGAGGAGACCGGCTGGCGCCCCGGCCCGCTGCGTCCGCTGCTGACCGTGGAGCCGTCGAACGGCCTGACTGACGCCCGGCACCACTTCTACTGGTCCGAGGAGGCCACCTGGACCGGCCACCCGAGCGACGACTTCGAGTCCTCGCGCCGCGAGTGGATACCGCTCAAGCTGGTGCCCGACATGATCGCCCGCGGCGAGGTCCCGGCCGCGGGCATGGTGGCCGGGCTGATGATGCTCCATCACTTACGGCTGGGCTGA
- a CDS encoding transcriptional regulator — translation MEPNILLASLIEEAGVSRAGLAAHINRAGRSRGLCLRYEHTAVSRWLKGQRPRGQVPDLICEVLGNRLNRPLSLDDIGMATAGPGVPAPASTLGGFVERATALWRSDDQKHPHILASPAVTGTTAVMPVWEWENPPEDTDVSRSGTTRVGMADIVTLRAARAHYELMYRRAGGIATRSRIVGFLNAETAPLLRGGYSDAMGRQLHRATGGLVAVAGICAYDSDAHGLAQRYFHQALRLAKASGDRGLGGYVIALLVNQSLFLADYRQSVAFAQAALRAAGRHITPALAADLYAMQAKAYARIGDSASALECIRRAEAQAERIRPGHEPDETGYVQPGLVDVQVAEALLALGDLPGAREHAATAVRTPAHDRGRVHRLAMLTHIELRQGEADRAAATAVEMAERARGMESQRLRDRLRAVREDLIASGCADAGRAAELIDGALRVPL, via the coding sequence ATGGAGCCCAACATTCTGCTGGCGTCCCTGATCGAGGAGGCGGGCGTCTCCCGGGCGGGCCTTGCCGCGCACATCAACCGGGCCGGCCGCTCCCGCGGACTGTGCCTGCGCTACGAACACACCGCGGTGTCCCGCTGGCTGAAGGGGCAGCGTCCGCGCGGCCAGGTGCCGGACCTGATCTGCGAAGTGCTCGGAAACCGGCTGAACAGGCCTCTTTCGCTGGACGACATCGGCATGGCGACCGCGGGCCCCGGCGTGCCCGCGCCCGCGTCCACGCTCGGCGGATTCGTCGAGCGGGCCACCGCGCTGTGGCGCTCCGACGATCAGAAGCACCCGCACATCCTCGCCTCGCCCGCCGTCACGGGCACCACGGCGGTGATGCCGGTCTGGGAGTGGGAGAACCCGCCCGAGGACACCGATGTCTCCCGCAGCGGCACGACCCGGGTCGGCATGGCCGACATCGTGACCCTGCGGGCGGCCCGTGCCCACTACGAACTGATGTACCGCAGGGCAGGCGGAATCGCGACCCGTTCCCGCATCGTCGGCTTCCTCAACGCCGAGACCGCCCCGCTTCTGCGCGGTGGCTACAGCGATGCGATGGGGCGCCAACTGCACCGGGCGACGGGCGGGTTGGTCGCGGTCGCGGGCATCTGTGCCTACGACTCCGATGCGCACGGGCTCGCCCAGCGCTACTTCCACCAGGCGCTGCGGCTGGCCAAGGCGAGCGGGGACCGGGGGCTCGGCGGCTATGTGATCGCCCTGTTGGTCAACCAGTCGCTGTTCCTCGCCGACTACCGGCAGTCGGTGGCCTTCGCACAGGCGGCGCTGCGGGCCGCCGGCCGGCACATCACTCCCGCGCTGGCCGCCGACCTGTACGCGATGCAGGCCAAGGCGTACGCCCGCATCGGCGACTCGGCAAGCGCCCTGGAGTGCATCCGGCGCGCCGAGGCGCAGGCCGAACGCATCCGGCCGGGCCATGAACCGGACGAGACGGGGTACGTCCAGCCGGGCCTGGTCGATGTGCAGGTGGCCGAGGCCCTGCTAGCCCTCGGAGATCTGCCGGGGGCCAGGGAGCACGCGGCGACGGCCGTACGGACCCCGGCGCACGACCGGGGCCGGGTGCACCGGCTGGCCATGCTGACCCATATCGAGCTGCGCCAGGGCGAGGCGGACCGGGCGGCGGCCACGGCCGTGGAGATGGCGGAGCGGGCCAGGGGGATGGAGTCGCAGCGGCTGCGCGACCGGCTGCGTGCGGTGCGCGAGGATCTGATCGCGAGCGGCTGCGCGGATGCGGGGCGGGCCGCCGAACTGATCGACGGGGCGCTGCGCGTACCGCTGTGA
- the pheT gene encoding phenylalanine--tRNA ligase subunit beta, translating into MRVPLSWLREYVDLPATETGRDVQAKLVAVGLEVETVEQLGAGLKGPLVVGQVLTIEELEGFKKPIRFCTVDVGNANGTGEPQEIVCGARNFSVGDKVVVVLPGAVLPGDFAIAARKTYGKTSHGMICSTDELGMGDDGTHGIIVLPPEHEAGSDAIELLQLVDEVLDIAVTPDRGYCLSMRGVARETAIAYGLPLRDPALLDVPAPNAFGYPVKVADPIGCDKFTARTVVGLQPEARSPIWLQRRLQKAGMRPISLAVDITNYVMLELGQPLHAYDRTRIDGPIGVRRAQQGEKLTTLDGTVRVLDAEDLVITDNRGPIGLAGVMGGANTEIADVQEGAHSTTEVVIEAAHFDAISIARTARRHKLSSEASKRFERGADPQAAAAAAQRTVDLLVLLAGGTAEAGVTEVTAPSAPHTIAMPADHPDRVAGVGYGREAVVRRLQQVGCDVYGQDELLVTVPSWRPDLREPNDLAEEVIRLEGYENLPSTLPTPPSGRGLTDRQRLRRKVGRALAGAGYVEALNYPFIGDAVLDQLGIDADDARRRTVQLVNPLSDEEPALRTTLLPGLLGALRRNDGRGSHDLALFETGLVFRPTGTETKAARLPVDRRPTDEEIAGLNATLPRQPRRAAVVLAGAREQAGWWGKGRPADWADSIEAARTIAREAGVEVTVRSDQHAPWHPGRCAALYLTVNGEETLFGHAGELHPRVIKELHLPERTCAMEVELDLLEQAADGALRAPRISAFPVATQDVALVVAEGVPAAEVEQALRAGAGELLESLRLFDVFTGDQIGAGRKSLAYALRFRAADRTLTVDEASAARDAAVALAAERTGAVLRGA; encoded by the coding sequence ATGCGCGTCCCGCTTTCCTGGCTGCGGGAGTACGTCGACCTGCCGGCGACGGAGACCGGCCGAGACGTACAGGCCAAGCTCGTCGCCGTGGGCCTGGAGGTCGAGACCGTCGAGCAGCTCGGCGCCGGCCTCAAGGGCCCCCTGGTCGTCGGACAGGTATTGACCATCGAGGAGCTGGAGGGCTTCAAGAAGCCCATCCGCTTCTGCACGGTCGACGTCGGCAACGCCAACGGCACCGGCGAGCCGCAGGAGATCGTCTGCGGCGCCCGTAACTTCTCCGTCGGCGACAAGGTCGTCGTGGTCCTCCCGGGCGCCGTCCTGCCCGGCGACTTCGCGATCGCCGCACGCAAGACGTACGGCAAGACCTCGCACGGCATGATCTGCTCCACCGACGAGCTCGGCATGGGCGACGACGGCACCCACGGCATCATCGTGCTGCCGCCGGAGCACGAGGCGGGCTCCGACGCGATCGAGCTGCTCCAGCTCGTCGACGAGGTCCTCGACATCGCCGTCACGCCGGATCGCGGCTACTGCCTGTCCATGCGTGGCGTCGCGCGCGAGACCGCCATCGCGTACGGGCTGCCGCTGCGCGACCCGGCGCTCCTCGACGTGCCCGCGCCGAACGCGTTCGGCTACCCGGTCAAGGTCGCCGACCCGATCGGCTGCGACAAGTTCACCGCGCGCACCGTCGTCGGCCTGCAGCCCGAGGCCCGCTCCCCGATCTGGCTGCAGCGCAGGCTGCAGAAGGCCGGGATGCGCCCGATCTCGCTCGCCGTCGACATCACCAACTACGTGATGCTGGAGCTCGGCCAGCCGCTGCACGCCTACGACCGCACCCGCATCGACGGGCCGATCGGGGTGCGCCGCGCCCAGCAGGGCGAGAAGCTCACCACTCTCGACGGCACGGTCCGCGTCCTGGACGCCGAGGACCTGGTCATCACCGACAACCGCGGGCCGATCGGCCTCGCCGGCGTCATGGGCGGTGCCAACACGGAGATCGCGGACGTCCAGGAAGGTGCGCACAGCACCACCGAGGTCGTCATCGAGGCCGCGCACTTCGACGCGATCTCGATCGCCAGGACCGCACGCCGCCACAAGCTGTCCTCCGAGGCGTCCAAGCGCTTCGAGCGCGGCGCCGACCCGCAGGCCGCGGCCGCCGCCGCACAGCGCACCGTCGACCTGCTGGTGCTGCTCGCCGGCGGCACCGCCGAGGCCGGGGTCACCGAGGTCACCGCCCCGTCCGCGCCCCACACCATCGCGATGCCCGCCGACCACCCCGACCGGGTGGCGGGTGTCGGCTACGGCCGCGAGGCCGTCGTACGCCGCCTCCAGCAGGTCGGCTGCGACGTCTACGGACAGGACGAGCTGCTCGTCACCGTGCCGTCCTGGCGGCCCGACCTGCGCGAGCCGAACGACCTCGCCGAAGAGGTCATCCGGCTGGAGGGCTACGAGAACCTCCCCTCCACCCTCCCGACGCCGCCGTCCGGCCGCGGGCTCACCGACCGCCAGCGGCTGCGGCGCAAGGTCGGCCGGGCGCTCGCCGGAGCCGGCTACGTCGAGGCGCTGAACTACCCGTTCATCGGCGACGCCGTGCTCGACCAGCTCGGGATCGACGCCGACGACGCCCGCCGCCGTACGGTCCAGCTCGTCAACCCGCTCTCCGACGAGGAGCCGGCGCTGCGCACCACGCTGCTGCCGGGCCTGCTCGGCGCACTGCGGCGCAACGACGGCCGCGGCAGCCACGACCTCGCGCTCTTCGAGACCGGCCTGGTCTTCAGGCCGACCGGCACCGAGACGAAGGCCGCACGGCTGCCCGTCGACCGCCGTCCCACCGACGAGGAGATCGCCGGGCTCAACGCCACGCTGCCGCGTCAGCCGCGCCGCGCCGCCGTCGTCCTCGCGGGCGCCCGCGAGCAGGCCGGCTGGTGGGGCAAGGGCCGCCCGGCCGACTGGGCGGACTCCATCGAGGCCGCCCGTACGATCGCCCGCGAGGCCGGTGTCGAGGTGACCGTCCGCAGCGACCAGCACGCGCCGTGGCACCCGGGCCGCTGCGCCGCGCTCTACCTCACGGTGAACGGCGAGGAGACCCTCTTCGGACACGCCGGTGAGCTGCACCCGCGTGTCATCAAGGAGCTCCACCTGCCGGAGCGCACCTGCGCCATGGAGGTCGAGCTCGACCTCCTGGAGCAGGCCGCCGACGGCGCGCTCCGGGCGCCCCGGATCTCCGCCTTCCCGGTGGCGACCCAGGACGTCGCGCTGGTCGTCGCCGAGGGCGTTCCCGCCGCCGAGGTCGAGCAGGCGCTGCGTGCCGGTGCGGGTGAACTCCTCGAATCGCTGCGGCTGTTCGACGTCTTCACCGGCGATCAGATCGGTGCGGGCCGCAAATCCCTGGCGTACGCGCTGCGTTTCCGCGCGGCGGACCGCACGCTGACGGTCGACGAGGCCTCGGCCGCGCGCGATGCCGCGGTGGCCCTGGCCGCCGAGCGGACGGGCGCGGTGCTGCGGGGCGCATGA
- the pheS gene encoding phenylalanine--tRNA ligase subunit alpha, protein MSAPNKSYDPVEVEALKPEEIERMRDEAFAAFAAAGDLDALAQAKTAHTGGTSPLSLANREIGALPPQAKAEAGKRVGQARGAVSKALAARQTELEAERDARVLVEEAVDVTLPHDRIPAGARHPLTTFMERVADVFVAMGYEVAEGPEVEAEWFNFDALNFVPDHPARQMQDTFFVQGADGARNDESGVVLRTHTSPVQARTLLDREPPVYVVCPGRVYRTDELDATHTPVFHQIELLAVDEGLTMADLKGTLDHMVQALFGPDMKTRLRPNFFPFTEPSAEMDMVCYVCRGASVGNPDRPCRTCGSEGWIELGGCGMVNPKVLIACGVDPQKYSGFAFGFGIERMLMFRHNVEDMRDMVEGDVRFTRPFGMEI, encoded by the coding sequence ATGTCGGCACCGAACAAGTCGTACGACCCAGTAGAGGTCGAGGCACTGAAACCGGAAGAGATCGAGCGCATGCGGGACGAGGCGTTCGCCGCCTTCGCCGCCGCCGGTGACCTCGACGCGCTCGCCCAGGCGAAGACCGCGCACACCGGTGGTACCTCGCCCCTGTCGCTCGCCAACCGGGAGATCGGCGCTCTGCCGCCGCAGGCCAAGGCCGAGGCGGGCAAGCGCGTGGGCCAGGCCCGCGGCGCCGTGAGCAAGGCCCTCGCCGCCCGCCAGACGGAGCTGGAGGCCGAGCGGGACGCCCGCGTGCTGGTCGAGGAGGCGGTGGATGTCACGCTGCCCCACGACCGCATCCCGGCCGGGGCCCGCCACCCGCTGACGACCTTCATGGAGCGCGTCGCGGACGTCTTCGTGGCCATGGGCTACGAGGTCGCCGAGGGCCCCGAGGTCGAGGCGGAGTGGTTCAACTTCGACGCCCTGAACTTCGTGCCCGACCACCCGGCCCGGCAGATGCAGGACACCTTCTTCGTCCAGGGCGCCGACGGTGCCAGGAACGACGAGTCCGGTGTCGTCCTGCGTACGCACACCTCGCCGGTCCAGGCCCGCACCCTGCTCGACCGCGAGCCCCCCGTCTACGTCGTCTGCCCCGGCCGCGTCTACCGCACCGACGAGCTCGACGCGACCCACACCCCGGTCTTCCACCAGATCGAGCTGCTCGCCGTCGACGAGGGCCTCACCATGGCCGACCTCAAGGGCACCCTCGACCACATGGTCCAGGCGCTCTTCGGCCCGGACATGAAGACCCGGCTCCGGCCGAACTTCTTCCCGTTCACCGAGCCGTCCGCCGAGATGGACATGGTCTGCTACGTCTGCCGCGGCGCCTCCGTCGGCAACCCGGACCGCCCCTGCCGCACCTGCGGCAGCGAGGGCTGGATCGAGCTCGGCGGCTGCGGCATGGTCAACCCCAAGGTGCTCATCGCCTGTGGTGTCGACCCCCAGAAGTACAGCGGATTCGCCTTCGGGTTCGGCATCGAACGGATGCTGATGTTCCGCCACAACGTCGAAGACATGCGAGACATGGTCGAGGGTGACGTCCGGTTCACCCGGCCGTTCGGGATGGAGATCTGA
- a CDS encoding sensor histidine kinase, giving the protein MAVGMSRPRGTHAAVVRACESPDTEGEPADGRDIGPVDATVDPDDLPDGLVIADENGRVVCFNSAASRITAVPRAAALGHPLEHALPLEDLKGRRWWALTDPYGGLATRVGQPERNLLLPGGREVLVSARYVRERPTGPVRRLVISLRGTEARRRTERSHAELIATVAHELRSPLTSVKGFTATLLAKWERFTDDQKRLMLETVDADAGRVTRLIAELLDISRIDSGRLELRRQPVDLSAAVERHVQALTANGQTPDRFLVRTCQPLPVVWADPDKVDQVLGNLLENAVRHGEGTVTIAVAPASVPAKSDEKGTAVTVSDEGPGIPEESMGRVFTRFWRGSKRGGTGLGLYIVKGIVEAHGGTITVGRGPGGGAEFRFILPVSTPAYLV; this is encoded by the coding sequence ATGGCTGTCGGCATGAGCAGGCCGCGCGGGACACACGCGGCCGTCGTGCGCGCCTGCGAGAGCCCGGACACGGAGGGCGAACCGGCCGACGGCCGGGACATCGGGCCCGTCGACGCGACCGTCGACCCCGACGACCTCCCCGACGGCCTGGTCATCGCCGACGAGAACGGCCGGGTCGTCTGCTTCAACTCCGCGGCCTCCCGGATCACCGCCGTGCCCCGCGCCGCCGCCCTCGGCCACCCCCTGGAGCACGCGCTGCCGCTGGAGGACCTCAAGGGCCGCCGCTGGTGGGCCCTGACCGATCCGTACGGCGGCCTCGCCACCCGCGTCGGCCAGCCGGAGCGCAATCTGCTGCTGCCCGGCGGCCGCGAGGTCCTGGTCTCCGCACGGTACGTACGCGAGCGCCCGACCGGTCCCGTGCGCCGCCTGGTGATCTCGCTGCGTGGCACCGAGGCCCGCCGCCGCACCGAACGCAGCCACGCCGAGCTGATCGCGACGGTCGCACACGAGCTGCGCTCCCCGCTGACCTCCGTCAAGGGCTTCACCGCGACCCTCCTCGCCAAGTGGGAGCGGTTCACCGACGACCAGAAACGCCTGATGCTGGAGACCGTCGACGCCGACGCGGGCCGGGTCACCCGGCTCATCGCCGAACTGCTGGACATCTCCCGGATCGACTCCGGCCGGCTGGAGCTGCGGCGGCAGCCCGTGGACCTCTCCGCCGCCGTCGAGCGCCACGTCCAGGCCCTCACCGCGAACGGCCAGACCCCCGACCGCTTCCTCGTGCGCACCTGCCAGCCGCTGCCCGTGGTCTGGGCCGACCCGGACAAGGTCGACCAGGTGCTGGGCAATCTGCTGGAAAACGCGGTGCGCCACGGCGAGGGAACCGTCACCATTGCAGTCGCACCCGCATCCGTACCCGCGAAGAGCGACGAGAAGGGAACGGCCGTCACCGTGAGCGACGAAGGCCCCGGCATCCCCGAGGAGTCGATGGGCCGTGTCTTCACCCGCTTCTGGCGGGGGAGCAAGCGCGGCGGCACGGGCCTGGGCCTCTACATCGTCAAGGGCATCGTCGAGGCGCACGGCGGCACGATCACGGTCGGCCGCGGCCCCGGCGGCGGCGCGGAGTTCCGATTTATTCTGCCCGTGAGCACGCCGGCCTACCTGGTCTGA
- a CDS encoding TrmH family RNA methyltransferase produces MGTPELISPRSPRVTAARRLAKRNFRGKERRFIAEGPQAVREAAEHRGSDGEPTLIELFATVEAAERYADIVDAAHAAGARVHLADGDVLADVSQTVTPQGLIGVCRFLDSPFDAILAARPKLVAVLAHVRDPGNAGTVLRCADAAGADAVVLTDASVDLYNPKSVRASVGSLFHLPVAVGVPVERAVQGLREAGVRILAADGAGDDDLDDELDAGTMGGPTAWVFGNEAWGLPEETRALADAVVRVPIHGKAESLNLATAAAVCLYASARAQRTRR; encoded by the coding sequence ATGGGCACCCCCGAACTGATCTCCCCGCGATCGCCGCGCGTCACCGCCGCCCGGCGGCTGGCAAAGCGCAACTTCCGCGGCAAGGAGCGCAGGTTCATCGCCGAGGGGCCGCAGGCCGTGCGCGAGGCCGCCGAGCACCGCGGCAGCGACGGCGAACCGACGCTGATCGAGCTGTTCGCCACCGTCGAGGCGGCCGAGCGGTACGCCGACATCGTCGACGCCGCCCATGCGGCCGGCGCCCGGGTCCACCTCGCGGACGGCGATGTCCTCGCCGATGTGTCGCAGACCGTCACCCCGCAGGGACTGATCGGTGTCTGCCGTTTTCTCGACTCGCCGTTCGACGCCATCCTCGCCGCGCGGCCGAAGCTGGTCGCCGTCCTCGCTCACGTACGCGACCCCGGGAACGCCGGTACGGTGCTGCGCTGCGCCGACGCCGCGGGAGCCGATGCCGTCGTGCTCACCGACGCCTCGGTGGACCTCTACAACCCCAAGTCCGTCCGGGCCTCCGTCGGCTCGCTCTTCCATCTGCCGGTCGCCGTCGGCGTCCCGGTCGAGCGGGCCGTGCAGGGGCTGAGGGAGGCGGGCGTACGGATTCTCGCCGCCGACGGCGCGGGCGACGACGACCTCGACGACGAGCTCGACGCCGGGACCATGGGCGGGCCGACCGCCTGGGTCTTCGGCAACGAGGCCTGGGGCCTGCCGGAGGAGACCCGGGCACTGGCCGACGCCGTCGTCAGGGTGCCGATCCACGGCAAGGCGGAGAGCCTCAATCTGGCCACGGCCGCGGCCGTCTGTCTGTACGCCTCCGCACGGGCCCAGCGCACCCGCCGCTGA
- the rplT gene encoding 50S ribosomal protein L20 — translation MARVKRAVNAHKKRRAILEQASGYRGQRSRLYRKAKEQVTHSLVYNYNDRKKRKGDFRQLWIQRINAAARQNGMTYNRLIQGLKAANVEVDRKILAELAVNDANAFAALVEVAQKALPSDVNAPKAA, via the coding sequence GTGGCACGCGTCAAGCGGGCAGTAAACGCTCACAAGAAGCGCCGGGCAATCCTCGAGCAGGCCAGCGGTTACCGGGGCCAGCGCTCCCGCCTGTACCGCAAGGCGAAGGAGCAGGTCACCCACTCCCTCGTCTACAACTACAACGACCGCAAGAAGCGCAAGGGCGACTTCCGTCAGCTGTGGATCCAGCGCATCAACGCCGCTGCCCGCCAGAACGGCATGACGTACAACCGCCTCATCCAGGGTCTGAAGGCCGCCAACGTCGAGGTGGACCGCAAGATCCTGGCCGAGCTCGCGGTCAACGACGCCAACGCGTTCGCCGCCCTCGTCGAGGTCGCCCAGAAGGCCCTCCCGAGCGACGTCAACGCCCCGAAGGCCGCCTGA
- the rpmI gene encoding 50S ribosomal protein L35 gives MPKNKTHSGASKRFKITGSGKVLRERAGKRHLLEHKSSKKTRSLTGTVELAPADAKKVKKLLGK, from the coding sequence ATGCCGAAGAACAAGACGCACAGCGGTGCCAGCAAGCGCTTCAAGATCACCGGCTCCGGCAAGGTGCTCCGTGAGCGCGCCGGCAAGCGCCACCTTCTTGAGCACAAGTCGTCCAAGAAGACCCGCTCGCTGACCGGCACGGTCGAGCTGGCCCCGGCCGACGCCAAGAAGGTCAAGAAGCTTCTCGGCAAGTGA
- the infC gene encoding translation initiation factor IF-3 — MCWCGWSQENRRYVAVCQAAAWCYRGGSISAEPRINDRIRVPEVRLVGPSGEQVGIVPLAKALELAQEYDLDLVEVAATARPPVCKLMDYGKFKYESAMKAREARKNQAHTVIKEMKLRPKIDPHDYDTKKGHVVRFLKQGDKVKITIMFRGREQSRPELGFRLLQRLASDVEELGFIESNPKQDGRNMIMVLGPHKKKTEAMAEAREAQAARKAERQGSTPDADAADQAAETQPEAPADTPSEA, encoded by the coding sequence ATGTGCTGGTGCGGTTGGTCTCAGGAAAACAGACGTTACGTGGCTGTCTGCCAGGCGGCCGCGTGGTGCTACCGAGGAGGATCCATCAGCGCCGAGCCCCGCATCAACGACCGGATTCGCGTTCCCGAGGTGCGACTTGTCGGTCCCAGCGGCGAGCAGGTCGGGATTGTTCCGCTTGCCAAAGCCCTGGAACTCGCACAGGAGTACGACCTCGACCTGGTCGAGGTGGCGGCGACCGCCCGTCCGCCCGTGTGCAAGCTCATGGACTACGGGAAGTTCAAGTACGAGTCGGCCATGAAGGCCCGTGAGGCGCGCAAGAACCAGGCGCACACGGTCATCAAGGAGATGAAGCTCCGGCCGAAGATCGACCCGCACGACTATGACACCAAGAAGGGTCACGTCGTCCGGTTCCTCAAGCAGGGCGACAAGGTCAAGATCACGATCATGTTCCGTGGTCGTGAGCAGTCACGCCCCGAGCTGGGCTTCCGACTGCTCCAGCGTCTCGCTTCGGACGTGGAGGAACTCGGCTTCATCGAGTCCAACCCGAAGCAGGACGGCCGGAACATGATCATGGTTCTGGGCCCGCACAAGAAGAAGACCGAAGCCATGGCCGAGGCCCGCGAGGCCCAGGCCGCCCGCAAGGCGGAGCGTCAGGGTTCCACCCCCGACGCCGACGCCGCGGACCAGGCCGCCGAAACGCAGCCCGAGGCTCCGGCCGATACACCTTCCGAGGCCTGA
- a CDS encoding DUF1844 domain-containing protein codes for MSDATPTNDSPGFDDMTRDIAEVPAVEVIVTVAVNLMSAAAVKLGLTEDGDKHKDLDEARKLVHALAGLLDASTTEISSFHAAPLRDGLKSLQLAFREASLVPDEPGQGPGEKYTGPVFG; via the coding sequence ATGAGTGACGCGACCCCCACCAACGATTCCCCCGGCTTCGACGACATGACCCGCGACATCGCGGAGGTCCCCGCGGTCGAGGTGATCGTGACGGTCGCGGTCAATCTGATGAGCGCCGCCGCCGTGAAGCTCGGACTCACCGAGGACGGCGACAAGCACAAGGACCTCGACGAGGCCCGCAAGCTGGTGCACGCGCTGGCCGGTCTGCTGGACGCCAGCACCACCGAGATCAGCTCCTTCCACGCGGCTCCGCTGCGTGACGGCCTGAAGTCCCTGCAGCTGGCGTTCCGCGAGGCGTCGCTCGTACCGGACGAGCCCGGCCAGGGCCCGGGCGAGAAGTACACCGGCCCCGTCTTCGGCTGA
- a CDS encoding SseB family protein translates to MALKNIPDPGYSDDDGTADPSLAAALAAWAEDRKAVGPVLEALKGARLLVPVVAVLGEVEEVAQEGHEAHRKGGLRREKTSDMAVPTLQAGDRRALPAFTSTASLARWDPQARPVAVPLHQALQAAAHEKADTVVLDLAGPVAFELTGSALLALAEGRTSADPLDDPAVTGAVRDAVAAEPAVVRAHLGPGRADGTLALVLAPGADPAHAARRVAERLAADEVLRARLVRGLDLALLPAGAATPGEALFTR, encoded by the coding sequence GTGGCGCTGAAGAACATTCCGGACCCCGGTTACTCCGACGACGACGGCACGGCCGACCCGTCCCTGGCCGCGGCACTCGCCGCCTGGGCCGAGGACCGCAAGGCCGTCGGCCCGGTGCTCGAAGCACTCAAGGGCGCCCGGCTCCTGGTCCCCGTCGTCGCCGTGCTCGGCGAAGTGGAGGAGGTCGCTCAGGAGGGGCACGAAGCTCATCGCAAGGGCGGGCTGCGCCGCGAGAAGACCAGCGACATGGCCGTGCCCACCCTCCAGGCCGGGGACCGCCGCGCCCTGCCCGCCTTCACCTCGACCGCCTCGCTGGCCCGCTGGGACCCGCAGGCCCGCCCCGTCGCCGTACCCCTGCACCAGGCGCTGCAGGCCGCCGCGCACGAGAAGGCGGACACGGTCGTCCTCGATCTCGCAGGACCGGTCGCGTTCGAGCTGACCGGCTCCGCACTGCTCGCCCTCGCCGAGGGCCGCACCAGCGCCGACCCGCTGGACGACCCGGCGGTCACCGGGGCCGTACGGGACGCGGTCGCCGCCGAGCCCGCGGTGGTGCGCGCCCACCTCGGCCCCGGCCGGGCGGACGGCACCCTCGCCCTCGTCCTGGCACCCGGCGCGGACCCCGCCCACGCGGCCCGCCGGGTCGCGGAACGGCTGGCGGCCGATGAGGTCCTGCGCGCCCGCCTGGTGCGCGGCCTGGACCTGGCGCTGCTCCCGGCCGGTGCGGCCACGCCGGGCGAGGCCCTGTTCACGCGCTGA